In Macadamia integrifolia cultivar HAES 741 chromosome 1, SCU_Mint_v3, whole genome shotgun sequence, a single window of DNA contains:
- the LOC122084541 gene encoding auxin-responsive protein SAUR71-like, which translates to MIERIQIGMTYGRSSSSMIPSLVRNEVRQIITKDLLFRLWSMFSQQKCSIKRRNYILNYEENSKESLLSSEVSRFRKASSSSSSQNPATVPSGFLAVYVGSELRRYVIPATYLSVPEFRVLMERAAEEFGFEQEGGLKFPCGEEDFEEVLLKCLATKGKLKKKGKK; encoded by the coding sequence ATGATAGAAAGAATTCAAATCGGAATGACGTACGGCCGGAGCTCTTCATCCATGATTCCCAGCCTAGTGAGGAACGAAGTCCGGCAGATCATTACAAAAGATCTCCTTTTTCGTTTGTGGTCGATGTTTTCGCAGCAAAAGTGTTCAATTAAGAGGAGAAATTACATTCTGAATTATGAAGAGAATTCTAAGGAATCATTGCTCTCCAGTGAAGTTTCTCGCTTCCggaaagcttcttcttcttcttcttcacagaaTCCGGCCACCGTTCCGAGTGGTTTTCTGGCGGTTTATGTTGGATCAGAGCTCCGGCGATATGTGATTCCGGCAACTTATCTGTCTGTAcctgagtttagggttttgatggaGAGGGCAGCGGAGGAATTTGGGTTTGAACAAGAAGGAGGGTTGAAATTTCCATGCGGGGAAGAAGATTTTGAGGAGGTTCTTCTCAAATGTTTAGCGACAAAGGGGAAgttaaagaaaaagggaaagaagtaG
- the LOC122071939 gene encoding disease resistance protein RPP13-like — protein MLTKLLIKEATFLHEVKEEVESLAKKFKDIGSDLKKANVMTDREEEFDEWVTQVRDLAFKAEDVIEVFVNNATPYDGYNVLQLIMGCFCQIITLQKLKNEIDYINVKLDNLPDRSSLITIQSPEDEDLILMRTQEDDDMVGFLKEANELATSLRKEEPRGQLVVVSIWAQAGAGKTALARNIYKRRDVNNEFDFVAWVSVSPYYEVKDIWQAILKQVKKLTEEEKDELQTKKEVEMQSMIPEGILTEEMKDVAKQMLAKCEGLPIAIVLLGGILSAKKKDIFEWIDMLEKVHSDLTESRVLRKEQRSDDNEITMEDVGRECLKGLIQRSMIQVVEYKSNGAPQTCRTHDLVGSLAIQEAKKAKFSTISKKKQLGGSVVEGSRRIALHPPEEEFFHIAEADQLASRLTGEEPLGRLAAISIVGMGGIDAESKLEDEEELQRMLCYHLKEKSYLIVLDNTWRQEDWDVIERVLPKPLNGEKCGVLITTRIPGHSVSGSGDSQLQLRVLSEKESLNLFLQTTFKCSKDEIPAAGLTKEIMHIASEFLKLCCGCKIFN, from the exons ATGTTAACAAAGCTGCTAATAAAGGAAGCTACATTTCTCCATGAAGTGAAGGAAGAGGTGGAATCTCTTGCAAAGAAATTCAAGGACATTGGCTCTGATTTGAAGAAGGCCAATGTCATGACTGatagagaagaagaatttgATGAATGGGTAACCCAAGTCAGAGATTTGGCCTTTAAGGCTGAGGACGTTATAGAAGTCTTCGTCAACAATGCAACACCATATGATGGTTACAATGTTCTTCAGCTGATCATGGGATGCTTCTGTCAAATTATAACTCTCCAGaagttgaaaaatgaaattgattACATCAATGTCAAGCTAGACAACCTTCCTGATAGAAGCTCACTGATCACAATTCAGAGTCCAGAAGATGAAGACCTGATCTTAATGAGAActcaagaagatgatgataTGGTAGGCTTTCTAAAGGAAGCAAATGAACTGGCAACGTCGTTGAGAAAGGAAGAACCGCGAGGACAGCTCGTTGTTGTATCCATTTGGGCTCAAGCAGGAGCAGGTAAGACTGCACTTGCTCGAAATATTTACAAGAGAAGAGATGTTAACAATGAATTCGATTTTGTAGCATGGGTTTCTGTTTCCCCATACTATGAAGTAAAAGATATTTGGCAAGCCATATTGAAACAAGTTAAGAAGctcacagaagaagaaaaggatgagTTACAAACAAAGAAGGAAGTTGAGATGCAGAGTATG ATACCAGAGGGTATTCTCACAGAGGAAATGAAAGATGTGGCTAAGCAAATGCTTGCAAAATGTGAGGGACTTCCAATTGCAATTGTTCTTCTGGGAGGCATCTTATCTGCAAAAAAGAAGGATATATTTGAGTGGATTGATATGCTTGAAAAGGTTCATTCAGATCTCACAGAATCAAGAGTCCTCCGAAAA GAACAGAGATCAGATGACAATGAAATTACAATGGAAGATGTGGGTAGAGAATGCCTAAAAGGTTTAATCCAAAGGAGCATGATCCAAGTTGttgaatacaaatcaaatggtGCTCCTCAAACATGCCGTACTCATGATCTCGTCGGATCTTTAGCAATACAAGAAGCCAAGAAAGCTAAATTTTCCACCATTTCGAAGAAGAAACAATTGGGTGGGTCAGTGGTGGAAGGCAGTCGTCGGATTGCCCTGCATCCTCCTGAAGAAGAGTTCTTTCATATTG CAGAAGCGGATCAACTGGCATCAAGGTTGACAGGGGAAGAACCCCTGGGACGGCTTGCTGCCATTTCTATCGTGGGTATGGGGGGAATAG ATGCAGAGTCAAaacttgaagatgaagaagagttgCAAAGAATGCTCTGTTATCATTTGAAAGAAAAGAGTTACCTGATCGTATTGGACAATACATGGAGGCAAGAAGATTGGGATGTCATAGAAAGGGTCCTCCCGAAGCCACTCAATGGCGAAAAATGCGGAGTGTTAATCACGACTCGCATACCAGGCCATTCTGTTAGTGGGTCAGGTGATTCGCAGCTTCAACTGCGTGTTTTGAGTGAGAAGGAAAGTTTGAATCTCTTCCTGCAGACGACATTTAAGTGCTCAAAGGATGAAATACCAGCAGCTGGTCTCACCAAAGAGATAATGCACATAGCATCTGAATTCCTTAAGTTATGTTGTGgatgtaagattttcaattaa